Within Streptomyces sp. NBC_00704, the genomic segment CGGCCCAGCGGCCGATGGCCTCGGCGTCCTCGGCGCTGTAGACGGCGCCGGTCGGGTTCGACGGGGAGACGAAGAGGACGACCTTCGTCCGCTCGGTGCGCGCCGCCTCCAGCTGCTCGACCGAGACCCGGTAGCCGGTGGTCTCGTCGGCCACGACCTCCACGGGGACGCCGCCGGCCAGCCGGATCGACTCCGGGTACGTCGTCCAGTAGGGCGCCGGGACGATGACCTCGTCGCCCGGGTCGAGGACGGCGGCGAAGGCCTCGTAGATGGCCTGCTTGCCGCCGTTGGTGACGAGGATCTGCGCGGGGTCGACCTCGTAGCCGGAGTCGCGCAGCGTCTTGGCGGCGATGGCGGCCTTCAGCTCGGGCAGACCGCCGGCCGGCGTGTACCGGTGGTACTTCGGGTTCTTGCAGGCCTCGACGGCCGCGTCGACGATGTAGTCCGGGGTCGGGAAGTCGGGTTCACCGGCGCCGAAGCCGATCACCGGCCGCCCTGCGGCCTTCAGGGCCTTGGCCTTGGCGTCCACGGCGAGGGTGGCGGACTCGGAGATCGCGCCGACTCGGGCGGAGACCCGGCGCTCGGTGGGAGGGGTTGCAGCGCTCATGGCCCCATGGTTTCAGACCGGAAACCCCCCGGGCACACGGGTTTCACGTACTGAGCATGTACGGGCACAGGCCTGAACATCCGTCCGGATCCGGTTGCCCTGCTGGGCGATCTTCCGCCGGGGAGGCCACCGGCGGCCCTTTACGTTCGACGAGGCGCTCAAGACCACGTACACTCACACGTCGTTGGCCTTCGACAGCCGCGCCTCCCAGGTGCACACCGAGCACCCGGTCGGATGCGGTACGTTGGGGGACACACAAAGGGTCGTAGCTCAATTGGTAGAGCACTGGTCTCCAAAACCAGCGGTTGGGGGTTCAAGTCCCTCCGGCCCTGCTACACACTCCGTCACCAGGATGTGTGCGCAGCGCATGTACGTACAGCAATGCACTCGCCGTGCGGCTCACACCGGGCGCGGCACGGCCACGACCCGGGAACAGGTGAGGACGAATGGCGGATGCCGTGGGCTCCATCGACACGCCTGATGCCCAGGACGAGGCGCCTGAGGCGAAGAAGAAGGCGCGCAAGGGCGGCAAGCGGGCCAAGAAGGGCCCTCTGAAGCGGCTCGCGACCTTCTACCGCCAGATCATCGCGGAGCTGCGCAAGGTCGTATGGCCGACGCGCAACCAGCTGACGACGTACACCACCGTGGTGATCGTGTTCGTCGTCATCATGATCGGCCTGGTGACCGTGATTGACTATGGACTCAGCCACGCCGCCAAGTACGTCTTCGGCTGATCCAAGAGCGAAGGGCGCCGAGGTATCCGGCGCCCCTTTCGCATGTTCCACCCCTATGTATCCAGGAAGAAGCAGCCACCGTGTCTGACCAGAACCTGAACGAGGACGTCGAGTCCGTGGACGACGAGCTCGACATCGTCGAGGGCGCGGACGAGGACCTGGACGAGTTCGAGGCTGCCGAAGCCGAAGCGGGCGAGCCCGCCGAGGAAGCCGCACTCCACGTCGAGGACGAGGACGCCGAGAGCGCCGACGCCACCGAGACCGCCGAGGACGAGGACGCCGACGAGGCCCCTCTCGACGAGGCGGCCGAGGAGGAGGAGCCGGCCGAGCCCGTCGACCCCGTCGTCGCCCTGCGCGAGGAGCTGCGCACCCTCCCCGGCGAGTGGTACGTCATCCACACCTACGCCGGCTACGAGAACCGTGTGAAGACCAACCTGGAGCAGCGCGCCGTCTCGCTGAACGTCGAGGACTTCATCTTCCAGGCCGAGGTGCCGCAGGAAGAGGTCGCGCAGATCAAGAACGGCGAGCGCAAGACCATCCGTCAGAACAAGCTCCCCGGCTACGTGCTGGTGCGCATGGACCTGACGAACGAGTCCTGGGGCGTCGTCCGCAACACCCCCGGCGTGACCGGCTTCGTGGGCAACGCCTACGACCCGTACCCGCTGACCCTGGACGAGATCGTCAAGATGCTCGCCCCGGAGGCCGAGGAGAAGGCCGCCCGTGAGGCCGCCGAGGCCGAGGGCAAGCCGGCTCCGTCCCGCAAGGTCGAGGTCCAGGTGCTGGACTTCGAGGTGGGCGACTCGGTCACCGTCACCGACGGTCCGTTCGCCACGTTGCAGGCGACGATCAACGAGATCAACGCGGACTCGAAGAAGGTCAAGGGTCTCGTCGAGATCTTCGGCCGCGAGACCCCGGTCGAGCTGAGCTTCGACCAGATCCAGAAGAACTAGCTCCTTCTGGAACCCACGCCTCCGAACAGGTCAGGCGGGCTGTCACAGCTCGCCTGACCTGCTCGGTTTTTGGCCGCGCATGGATACCCGTTATCGTTGTGCGGTATGCCTCCATCCGGATCATCCGGACCGGACGGCTGAAAAACTCTCACTAGGACCCGGAGAGAGCAATGCCTCCCAAGAAGAAGAAGGTCACGGGGCTCATCAAGCTCCAGATCAACGCCGGTGCGGCCAACCCCGCGCCGCCGGTCGGCCCCGCGCTCGGCCAGCACGGCGTCAACATCATGGAGTTCTGCAAGGCCTACAACGCCGCGACCGAGTCGCAGCGTGGCTGGGTGATCCCGGTGGAGATCACGGTCTACGAGGACCGCTCCTTCACCTTCATCACCAAGACGCCGCCGGCCGCGAAGATGATCCTCAAGGCCGCGGGTGTCGAGAAGGGCTCGGGCGAGCCGCACAAGACCAAGGTCGCCAAGATCACCGAGGCGCAGGTCCGTGAGATCGCCACGACCAAGCTCCCCGACCTGAACGCCAACGACCTGGACGCCGCGTCGAAGATCATCGCCGGCACCGCCCGTTCCATGGGCATCACGGTCGAGGGCTGACCTCACCCACCCGTACCAGCAGAAGTGTGGAAGGGCCTGCTCGGCCCGGACCACGACTCCTCAGAATCACCAGGAGCAGTAGTGAGCAAGCGCAGCAAGTCTCTCCGCGCTGCGGACGCCAAGATCGACCGGGACAAGCTCTACGCCCCGCTCGAGGCCGTCCGTCTCGCCAAGGAGACCTCCACGAGCAAGTTCGACGGCACCGTCGAGGTCGCCTTCCGCCTGGGTGTCGACCCGCGCAAGGCCGACCAGATGGTCCGTGGCACCGTGAACCTGCCGCACGGCACCGGCAAGACCGCCCGGGTCCTGGTCTTCGCGACCGGTGACCGTGCTGCGGCCGCAGAGGCCGCGGGCGCCGACATCGTCGGCTCCGACGAACTGATCGACGAGGTCGCGAAGGGCCGTCTGGACTTCGACGCCGTCGTCGCCACCCCGGACCTCATGGGCAAGGTCGGCCGCCTCGGCCGCGTGCTCGGTCCGCGTGGTCTGATGCCGAACCCGAAGACCGGCACCGTCACCCCCGACGTGGCCAAGGCCGTCACCGAGATCAAGGGCGGCAAGATCGAGTTCCGCGTCGACAAGCACTCGAACCTGCACTTCATCATCGGCAAGTCGTCCTTCGACGACGAGAAGCTGGTGGAGAACTACGGCGCGGCGCTGGAGGAGATCCTCCGTCTGAAGCCGTCCGCCGCCAAGGGTCGCTACATCAAGAAGGCCGCGATCAGCACCACGATCGGCCCCGGCATCCAGGTCGACCCGAACCGCACCCGCAACCTCCTCGTCGAGGAGGACCCGGCCGCGGTCTGAGCCTGACAGCTCACCCCCAGTCGGCGACGAGCCCCGCAACCTTCCGAGGTGCGGGGCTCGTCCCTTTTCCCGTACGGCGCTCTTCGCCGTACGACGCTTTCCCGTACGGCTGTCAGTGCCGTGGGTTAGCGTGCAGTGACGGGAATCGGGGGGTGGGCGAATGAAGCGGACGACCGTGCGCCGGGCGGGGCTGTCGATCGTTGCCGTGACGCTGCTCGCGGGAGTGACGGCCTGCGGCTCGGGAGGATCGGGGGGCTCAGGGGGTTCCGGAGGAACCGCGGGGAGCGGGGGAGCGGCGTCGGGGGGCTCCGCCGGCTCCGGCGAGGACGGGGAGGGCAGCCCGCGGCTGAGCCCCGTCGCGGCCCTGCTCACCGCCGAGAAGTCCACCGACGGCGCCGACTCGGCGAAGGTCGAGTCCAGCACGACCATCGGCTCGCTGATGTCGATCACGGCCGACGGAGCCCTCGGCTGGGGCCACGGTCTGACCGGCGCCCTCACCATCACGTACACCGGCGGCACCGTCGCCGACACGATGCGCCAGCTCGGCAGCACGTCGACGCAGGCCCGCTACCTCCCCGACGCCTACTACGCGCGGATGAGCGACGCCTTCGCACGGCAGACCGGCGGCAGACACTGGATCAGGTACGCCTACGACGACCTGGAGCGCCTCGGCGGCAGCTCCGGCGCGTATCTGAAGGACCAGATGACCCACACCACCCCCAACCAGTCGGTCAAGCTGCTGCTGGCCTCGGGGGACGTGCGCCAGGTCGGCACGGCCACGGTGCGGGGCCGGCACACCCGGCACTACGCGGGGACGGTCGAGGTGGCCGACCTGGCCCGGCAGAACTCCAGCCTCACCCGCGCCCAGCTCGACGACCTGAAGAAGACCCTGGAACAGGCCGGCGTCACCACCGAGACGGTCGACATCTGGATCGACGACCACGACCTGCTGGTCAAGAAGGTGGAGCGGGGCCAGACCGCGCAGGGCGGCTACACCCAGACCGCCTACTACAGCGACTACGGCACCGAGGTCGCGGCGAAGGTCCCCCCGGCGGACGACACCGCCGACTTCACCGAGTTGGTCCGCAAGCAGGGAGCGGGGACCGGCTCGTAATTCACCGGCCCTCCACCGGCCCCCTGGGATACCTTCACGGTCTTGCCGCGACGCGACCGTGTGTTCCCTGCACGGGCGCTCGCCTTTTCTGGGGGGAATTTGCATGAGGTCTTCCGTGGGTGCCCTCGGGCTGTCCGCACTGCTCGTGACCGGATGCGCGGCGGTCGGCGGTTCCGACGGCGGCGGGGGCGACACGGCCGCCTCGGCGGCCGTCGCCCGGGTGGCCCGCAAGGCCGAGGAACCGGTCTCCCTGCGCTACCGGATGGCCGGCCGGACGCCGGAGGAGGGCCGCATCGAGGGCGAGGCGGCGATCGGCGTCAAGCCGCCGGCGATGAGGCTGAAGTCCACCGTGCTCAGCGGGCCCGACCGCGGCACCGGAGAGTTCCGGCTGGTCGGCGGGGTGCTGTACGTCGGCAGCGACGAAGCCGGCCAGGGCGGCAGGCACTGGGTCAGGTTCGGCGCGCCGGGCCGCTCCGGCGCCTCGGGCGGCGCCGCGGCCGGCATGGGCACGATGGCGGCCCTGGCGCGCGACAACCCCTCCCACGAGAGCGGGTTCCTCGCCGCGGCCGACGACCTGAAGAAGGCCGGCGTCGAGGCCGTAAGCGGCGTCAGCACCACCCACTACACGGGCACCGCCACCGTCGACGCCATCCGCGCCTCCTACAAGGACGACGCGACGCGCGTGCGGCAGCGCACCGAGAAGAGCCTCGCCCAGTACGAGAAGCTGGGCGTCGACGAACTCACCATGGACCTGTGGGCCGACGCCCAGGACCGGACCCGGCAGCTGCGCATGCAGGGCTTCGGGCGGCACGGACAGCTCGACCTCACCCTCACCTTCAGCGACTACGGCAAGCCCGTGACCGTGCAGGCCCCGCCCGCCTCGGACACCGTCGACCTGGCCGGGGAGCTGCGGAAGGCCGGCCGCTGAGGTGGTCCGTACGGGCGGATTTGCTTGACGGCGACCGGTTCACGTACTCTCCACGAGAAGCCAAAGACCGCTGGTCGTTGCCGTGCTCTCGCAAGAGGGGGCGGTGGCCGAAGGATCCGCTGCAATGCGGACGACCCGCGCAGGTGTCAGTGGATGTGCTCCCGAGAGAAATCCTCACGGAATTCTTGCGGTCGAGCTACGCCCCGTGCGCCTGCGCCGGGGCGTTTCGTCTGTCACAGCCCCTTCTGAGCGGTCCTCATCACCCGGAAGGAGGCCGACGCTCATGGCAAGGCCCGACAAGGCTGCCGCGGTAGCCGAGCTGACGGAGTCGTTCCGCAGCTCGAACGCCGCCGTGCTGACCGAGTACCGGGGTCTCACCGTGGCGCAGCTCAAGACGCTGCGTCGTTCGCTCGGTGAGAACGCCCAGTACGCCGTGGTGAAGAACACGCTGACCAAGATTGCGGCCAACGAGGCCGGGATCGACACGCTCGACGACCTGTTCAACGGTCCGACGGCGGTCGCCTTCATCACCGGTGACCCGGTGGAGTCGGCGAAGGGTCTTCGTGACTTCGCCAAGGACAACCCGAACCTCGTCATCAAGGGCGGTGTCCTTGACGGCAAGGCGCTGTCCGCCGACGAGATCAAGAAGCTTGCGGACCTCGAGTCCCGCGAGGTTCTGCTCAGCAAGCTGGCGGGTGCCTTCAAGGGCAAGCAGACTCAGGCTGCTCAGCTCTTCCAGGCGCTTCCCTCGAAGCTCGTCCGCACCGTGGACGCTCTTCGCGCCAAGCAGGCCGAGCAGGGCGGTGCCGAGTAATTCGGCTCCCGAAATGACCGCCGCCTGAGGCAGCCCGCCTGAAGCAGCGGTCGTTAGCGGGCCGAACGTACGCCCGCCAGACATGTACATACCGGCACCAGCCGAATTAGTGGAAGGAAAGCCGTCATGGCTCTCACCCAGGACGAACTGCTCGCCGAGTTCGAGGGCATGACCCTCATCCAGCTCTCCGAGTTCGTGAAGGCGTTCGAGGAGAAGTTCGACGTCACCGCCGCCGCCGCGGTCGCCGTCGCCGGCCCCGCCGCCCCCGGCGCGCCGGTCGAGGCCGCTGAGGAGCAGGACGAGTTCGACGTCATCCTCACCGGCGCCGGCGAGAAGAAGATCCAGGTCATCAAGGTCGTGCGCGAGCTGACCTCCCTGGGTCTGAAGGAGGCCAAGGACCTCG encodes:
- the rplK gene encoding 50S ribosomal protein L11, encoding MPPKKKKVTGLIKLQINAGAANPAPPVGPALGQHGVNIMEFCKAYNAATESQRGWVIPVEITVYEDRSFTFITKTPPAAKMILKAAGVEKGSGEPHKTKVAKITEAQVREIATTKLPDLNANDLDAASKIIAGTARSMGITVEG
- the rplJ gene encoding 50S ribosomal protein L10 is translated as MARPDKAAAVAELTESFRSSNAAVLTEYRGLTVAQLKTLRRSLGENAQYAVVKNTLTKIAANEAGIDTLDDLFNGPTAVAFITGDPVESAKGLRDFAKDNPNLVIKGGVLDGKALSADEIKKLADLESREVLLSKLAGAFKGKQTQAAQLFQALPSKLVRTVDALRAKQAEQGGAE
- the rplL gene encoding 50S ribosomal protein L7/L12; the protein is MALTQDELLAEFEGMTLIQLSEFVKAFEEKFDVTAAAAVAVAGPAAPGAPVEAAEEQDEFDVILTGAGEKKIQVIKVVRELTSLGLKEAKDLVDGAPKPVLEKVAKEAAEKAAESLKGAGASVEVK
- the secE gene encoding preprotein translocase subunit SecE, whose amino-acid sequence is MADAVGSIDTPDAQDEAPEAKKKARKGGKRAKKGPLKRLATFYRQIIAELRKVVWPTRNQLTTYTTVVIVFVVIMIGLVTVIDYGLSHAAKYVFG
- the rplA gene encoding 50S ribosomal protein L1 produces the protein MSKRSKSLRAADAKIDRDKLYAPLEAVRLAKETSTSKFDGTVEVAFRLGVDPRKADQMVRGTVNLPHGTGKTARVLVFATGDRAAAAEAAGADIVGSDELIDEVAKGRLDFDAVVATPDLMGKVGRLGRVLGPRGLMPNPKTGTVTPDVAKAVTEIKGGKIEFRVDKHSNLHFIIGKSSFDDEKLVENYGAALEEILRLKPSAAKGRYIKKAAISTTIGPGIQVDPNRTRNLLVEEDPAAV
- the nusG gene encoding transcription termination/antitermination protein NusG, whose protein sequence is MSDQNLNEDVESVDDELDIVEGADEDLDEFEAAEAEAGEPAEEAALHVEDEDAESADATETAEDEDADEAPLDEAAEEEEPAEPVDPVVALREELRTLPGEWYVIHTYAGYENRVKTNLEQRAVSLNVEDFIFQAEVPQEEVAQIKNGERKTIRQNKLPGYVLVRMDLTNESWGVVRNTPGVTGFVGNAYDPYPLTLDEIVKMLAPEAEEKAAREAAEAEGKPAPSRKVEVQVLDFEVGDSVTVTDGPFATLQATINEINADSKKVKGLVEIFGRETPVELSFDQIQKN